The DNA sequence CGCTACCTTGAGAGCTTTGTCTCTTATCGTGCCCGCTCTGGGTACGGTCCGTTGCGAATTCGCGAGGAGCTCGGGCAGCGTGGCTTGCAACGCCCGGATATCGAACTCGCGCTGCGCGAAAGTGGGATCGATTGGCAAGCGCAGCTGACGGACACTTGGCGTCGCAAGTTCTCAGGGCATTTGCCCATTGATGCACGAGAGCGTGCTAAGCAAGGGCGTTTCCTGGCGTACCGAGGGTACTCCATGGAAATGATCAACCGATTGTTCAGCGGTCG is a window from the Pseudomonas brassicacearum genome containing:
- the recX gene encoding recombination regulator RecX, whose product is MTVVLDTLVAVRRTAMDLLARREHGRVELTRKLRQRGAPDELIDSALDRLTEEGLLSESRYLESFVSYRARSGYGPLRIREELGQRGLQRPDIELALRESGIDWQAQLTDTWRRKFSGHLPIDARERAKQGRFLAYRGYSMEMINRLFSGRGTDD